In Juglans microcarpa x Juglans regia isolate MS1-56 chromosome 7D, Jm3101_v1.0, whole genome shotgun sequence, the following are encoded in one genomic region:
- the LOC121238344 gene encoding auxin-responsive protein SAUR50, producing the protein MAAKPRTNGKKKNGIVKLKIVVEKLQRSLSLVKKSSSNCDKYDINSDMPVPEDVKEGHFVVNAVEGDEPRRFVVPLSYLTHPTFVRLLEKAAEEYGFDHEGALTVPCRPSELERILAEQWQEQAEGGSDHHDHVGVVHWGS; encoded by the coding sequence ATGGCAGCTAAGCCCAGAACCAATGGCAAGAAGAAGAATGGCATTGTCAAGCTCAAGATAGTGGTGGAAAAGCTCCAAAGGAGTCTTTCATTGGTTAAGAAATCAAGTTCCAACTGTGACAAGTACGACATTAATAGTGACATGCCTGTGCCAGAAGACGTGAAGGAAGGACATTTTGTGGTGAATGCAGTGGAGGGGGACGAACCAAGGAGATTTGTGGTACCCTTAAGCTACTTGACACACCCAACTTTTGTAAGGCTCTTGGAGAAGGCAGCCGAGGAATACGGTTTTGATCACGAAGGTGCACTTACTGTTCCTTGTCGGCCAAGTGAGCTTGAGAGAATATTGGCGGAGCAATGGCAAGAACAGGCGGAGGGAGGCTCAGATCATCACGATCATGTTGGAGTAGTTCATTGGGGATCTTGA